A single genomic interval of Adhaeribacter pallidiroseus harbors:
- a CDS encoding SDR family oxidoreductase codes for MVAIITGASSGIGRATALEFARQGISVVVAARQEQALEELAQKCTRLGAEALAVPTDVSNEDEVNALANRALAHFGHIDIWVNNAAVSLFGKFEEIPTNDIRQLMEVNVLGYIYGARTPLRHFRDRNVGLLINVSSMTALVGQPFSVPYSISKFAVRGLSLSLSQEVADKPNIHVSCVLPAVIDTPIFQHAANYMGKNVKAPEPVIPATDVAKEIFKLTQSPKEEIAVGNMARMLRAQRLVMPAGMFDKRIQKMIWQNHFNNENTPSRQGNLCQPDGHHNRIDGGWQAQSKNKSNSQQKKQGSTFNVVSGFATLFLVGGILGAAWINNKINSTVPATI; via the coding sequence ATGGTAGCAATTATAACCGGTGCATCGAGTGGAATTGGGCGGGCAACGGCCCTGGAATTTGCACGACAAGGTATTTCGGTGGTGGTGGCAGCGCGCCAGGAACAGGCGCTGGAAGAGCTAGCCCAAAAGTGTACCCGATTAGGCGCCGAAGCATTAGCGGTACCCACCGACGTAAGCAACGAAGACGAAGTAAACGCCCTGGCCAACCGGGCGCTGGCGCATTTTGGTCATATTGATATTTGGGTAAATAATGCGGCGGTATCGCTGTTCGGGAAGTTTGAAGAAATTCCGACTAACGATATCCGGCAGTTAATGGAAGTAAATGTATTGGGTTATATCTACGGAGCCCGGACGCCCCTACGGCATTTCCGCGACCGGAACGTGGGTTTGCTCATTAACGTGTCGTCCATGACGGCTCTGGTGGGCCAGCCTTTCAGTGTTCCGTATTCCATTAGTAAATTTGCGGTGCGGGGTTTGAGCCTGAGTTTGTCCCAGGAAGTGGCCGATAAGCCCAACATTCACGTGAGCTGCGTATTACCGGCCGTCATCGACACGCCAATTTTTCAGCACGCGGCCAATTACATGGGCAAAAACGTAAAAGCGCCCGAACCTGTAATCCCGGCCACCGACGTAGCTAAAGAAATATTTAAACTAACCCAATCGCCGAAAGAAGAAATTGCCGTGGGCAACATGGCCCGGATGCTCCGTGCCCAGCGCCTGGTTATGCCGGCCGGCATGTTCGACAAACGTATCCAGAAAATGATCTGGCAGAACCATTTCAACAACGAAAACACTCCGTCGCGCCAGGGTAATCTGTGCCAACCCGATGGCCACCATAACCGCATCGACGGGGGCTGGCAGGCTCAATCTAAAAACAAAAGCAATAGCCAGCAGAAAAAGCAAGGCAGCACCTTTAACGTGGTGTCGGGTTTTGCTACTTTGTTTTTAGTTGGCGGAATTCTGGGGGCTGCCTGGATTAACAACAAAATAAATAGCACCGTACCGGCTACTATTTAA
- a CDS encoding sugar porter family MFS transporter, producing the protein MENLLQPKKYQVTGALIRAAIVSSLGGLLFGFDTAVIAGTTSSVKTIFQLSEWAMGFVVSSALIGTIVGTIISSKPGDIWGRRNYLMVLAALFLISAIGCALAWDFWSLAVFRFIGGIAIGGSSVIIPMYLAEIAPAKLRGRLVILFQFNVCLGILVAYFSNAMIEFMNTDVLTVQWRLMFATGGVPALLFLIMLFTIPDSPRWLIAQGRTSEAKQVLSKMGELQVNEAFSEIQQSLITTTGTSQENLFQRKYFYPIFLGVSVAAFNQLSFVNGFLYYLNDTLHEIGASFGGKFQPILIGVANVLAVTVALMTIDRIGRKKLLLIGSWGSAIPLALCAYIAWTRNLIELFPWGVALFILFFSFSQGAVIWVYISEVFPNKVRSKGQALGSFTHWGLCAIAAQVYPPLVASSSVGLAIPFIFGGVMMVLQFFVVWFFFVETKGVPLEQLEMQLGVKLNAPGERTPHSKMV; encoded by the coding sequence ATGGAGAATTTGTTACAACCTAAAAAATACCAGGTAACCGGCGCCTTAATCCGGGCCGCCATTGTTTCTTCCCTGGGGGGTTTGCTGTTTGGGTTTGATACCGCCGTTATTGCCGGCACCACGTCTTCGGTGAAAACCATTTTTCAGCTTTCGGAATGGGCCATGGGCTTTGTGGTTTCTTCGGCCTTAATCGGTACCATCGTGGGTACCATCATCAGCTCGAAACCCGGCGATATCTGGGGCCGGCGCAATTACTTAATGGTACTGGCGGCATTATTTTTAATTTCGGCCATTGGCTGCGCCTTAGCCTGGGATTTCTGGTCTTTAGCCGTTTTCCGGTTTATTGGCGGTATTGCAATTGGTGGTTCTTCGGTGATTATTCCGATGTATTTAGCCGAAATCGCCCCGGCTAAACTTCGCGGTCGCCTGGTGATATTATTTCAGTTTAATGTGTGCCTGGGTATACTGGTGGCTTATTTTTCCAACGCCATGATTGAGTTCATGAACACCGACGTGCTAACGGTACAATGGCGGTTGATGTTTGCCACCGGGGGTGTGCCGGCTCTGTTGTTCTTGATTATGTTATTCACTATTCCGGATAGTCCCCGCTGGTTAATCGCCCAGGGGAGAACCAGTGAAGCAAAGCAGGTTTTATCTAAAATGGGCGAACTCCAGGTAAATGAAGCATTTAGCGAGATTCAACAATCTTTAATAACTACAACCGGTACCAGCCAAGAAAATCTTTTTCAACGAAAGTATTTCTACCCGATATTTCTGGGTGTAAGTGTGGCGGCTTTTAATCAGTTATCTTTCGTGAACGGTTTTTTGTATTATTTAAACGATACCCTCCACGAAATCGGCGCTTCGTTCGGTGGCAAGTTTCAACCCATTTTAATTGGCGTAGCCAATGTTTTAGCAGTTACGGTAGCCCTAATGACCATTGACCGGATTGGCCGGAAAAAATTGTTACTCATTGGTTCCTGGGGTTCGGCTATTCCGCTGGCTTTGTGCGCCTACATTGCCTGGACCCGCAACCTGATTGAGTTATTTCCGTGGGGAGTGGCTTTGTTTATTTTGTTTTTTTCCTTTTCGCAGGGCGCCGTTATCTGGGTGTACATCAGCGAGGTTTTCCCGAACAAAGTGCGCAGTAAAGGCCAGGCCTTGGGCAGTTTTACCCACTGGGGTTTGTGCGCCATTGCCGCGCAGGTTTATCCACCCCTGGTGGCCAGTTCCAGCGTGGGCTTGGCTATTCCGTTTATATTCGGGGGCGTGATGATGGTGTTGCAGTTTTTTGTAGTTTGGTTCTTTTTTGTAGAAACCAAAGGCGTACCGCTCGAACAGTTGGAAATGCAGCTCGGCGTAAAGCTAAATGCTCCGGGAGAACGTACGCCGCATAGTAAAATGGTTTAA
- a CDS encoding ROK family protein produces the protein MLLGFDIGGTKCAVVLGTKNSNHDLQIIDKQVLPTDKPVYAMIDWLYATAEALLLKQGLTAEAIEGIGISCGGPLSSKKGLILSPPNLPGWDHIPIVMLTEKRFGRKTLLQNDANACAMAEWKHGAGKGYSNLIFLTFGTGMGAGLILDGKLYSGTTDLAGEVGHLRLARRGPVGFGKEGSFEGFCSGGGIAQLAQVKVRQKLQMGQPVSFCQSLEDLPFLTAKIVAEAAYAGDPVAQDIYRTCGQFLGAGLSLLIDILNPEIIIMGSIYGRAQELLEPDMREVIAAEAITESYQACRIVPALLAENIGDIAALCLAETMAAESTNPIVTFKN, from the coding sequence ATGCTTTTAGGTTTTGATATTGGGGGAACCAAATGCGCGGTGGTGCTGGGTACAAAAAATTCAAACCACGACTTGCAAATTATCGACAAGCAAGTTTTGCCCACCGATAAGCCGGTTTATGCCATGATCGACTGGTTGTACGCTACGGCCGAAGCGCTTTTGTTAAAACAAGGCCTAACCGCCGAGGCTATCGAAGGCATTGGCATTAGTTGCGGCGGGCCTTTAAGCAGCAAGAAAGGCCTGATTTTATCGCCGCCCAACCTGCCCGGCTGGGACCACATCCCCATTGTCATGCTCACCGAGAAAAGATTCGGCCGGAAAACCTTATTGCAAAATGACGCCAACGCCTGCGCCATGGCCGAATGGAAACACGGGGCCGGCAAAGGGTATTCTAATTTAATTTTTCTTACGTTTGGCACCGGCATGGGCGCCGGCTTAATCCTGGACGGAAAACTATATTCCGGCACCACCGACCTGGCCGGCGAAGTGGGCCATTTGCGCTTAGCCCGCCGCGGGCCGGTGGGTTTTGGCAAAGAAGGTTCTTTCGAAGGCTTTTGCAGCGGCGGCGGTATTGCCCAGCTGGCCCAGGTAAAAGTGCGGCAAAAATTACAAATGGGGCAACCGGTTTCGTTTTGCCAAAGCCTCGAAGATTTGCCATTCCTCACGGCCAAAATAGTAGCCGAAGCCGCTTACGCCGGCGACCCGGTGGCCCAGGACATTTACCGGACCTGCGGACAATTTCTGGGAGCCGGCCTTTCGCTTTTAATTGATATTCTGAACCCCGAGATTATCATAATGGGCAGCATTTACGGCCGGGCGCAGGAACTCCTGGAACCTGACATGCGCGAAGTAATTGCGGCCGAAGCCATCACGGAATCTTACCAGGCTTGCCGCATTGTGCCGGCCCTGCTCGCGGAAAATATTGGCGACATTGCGGCCTTATGCCTGGCCGAAACCATGGCCGCAGAATCTACTAACCCCATTGTAACCTTTAAAAATTAA
- a CDS encoding family 43 glycosylhydrolase: protein MPLKKILFLFLLASTPPAFAQFKVDYNPAIQPVNNMQYFAPKGDNLFVGDCIPFSHNGTYYLYWLLDSGHHSALNGLGGHQWTVSTTTDLKTWKHHPVVLGIDEDWEKSICTGSVVYHNKKFYAFYATRLLVNGKVNEQLSYAVSDDGIHFKKQKPNPFYTSAPGYSTRDFRDPKVTVDKDGLFHLFVSSRLNQSAIKNWDGSLVHMVSRDLKKWDIKAPLLTGQRSVPECPDYFKWNDWYYLIYGDGGDTYYVKSKNPYGPWEQPDDQTLVEEWSNVAKTAEFKNNRRIVAAWIPSRKENKDNTNEMFGGNVVFRELVQNPNGTLGTKFPPEMLPASNALVSLKLAKDSLTQELAANSFVISAPNGVGTAHYVNLPVNGRITVEIEPTGPNEEYGLLLRSNQDGSGGYKLTFSASEQKVRLHNTEINSVEGLDKPLKIDIIMNESIIDVAVNNRRCLVNRLPEQKGNVLWFFAKHGQVKFKSVKITPLLLTNNE, encoded by the coding sequence ATGCCGCTAAAAAAAATATTATTCCTCTTCTTGCTGGCAAGCACGCCGCCGGCTTTTGCCCAGTTCAAGGTAGATTATAACCCGGCGATTCAGCCCGTCAACAACATGCAGTATTTTGCGCCCAAAGGCGATAACCTGTTTGTGGGCGATTGCATTCCTTTTAGCCACAACGGCACCTATTATTTATACTGGTTACTGGACTCGGGCCACCACTCGGCCCTTAATGGGTTGGGCGGTCACCAATGGACGGTAAGTACCACCACCGATTTAAAAACCTGGAAACACCACCCGGTAGTACTGGGCATTGATGAGGATTGGGAAAAATCAATTTGTACCGGTTCGGTGGTGTACCATAATAAAAAATTCTATGCTTTTTACGCTACCCGGTTGCTGGTAAACGGCAAAGTAAACGAGCAATTAAGTTACGCAGTGAGCGACGATGGCATTCATTTTAAAAAGCAAAAACCGAATCCGTTTTATACTTCTGCCCCCGGCTACAGTACCCGCGATTTCCGGGACCCCAAAGTAACCGTTGATAAAGACGGCCTGTTCCATTTGTTCGTCTCGAGCCGCTTAAATCAATCGGCCATTAAAAACTGGGACGGCAGTTTGGTACACATGGTCTCGAGAGATTTAAAAAAATGGGACATTAAAGCGCCTTTACTCACCGGACAACGATCCGTACCCGAATGCCCCGATTATTTTAAGTGGAACGACTGGTATTACTTAATTTACGGCGATGGCGGCGATACCTACTACGTGAAATCGAAAAATCCGTACGGCCCCTGGGAACAGCCCGATGACCAGACCCTGGTGGAAGAATGGTCGAATGTGGCGAAAACCGCCGAATTTAAAAACAACCGGCGCATTGTTGCGGCCTGGATTCCGTCCCGGAAAGAAAATAAAGATAATACCAACGAAATGTTCGGGGGCAATGTGGTTTTCCGGGAGCTGGTGCAAAACCCAAACGGTACGCTGGGTACTAAGTTCCCGCCGGAAATGCTACCCGCAAGCAATGCCCTGGTATCTTTGAAACTCGCCAAAGATTCTTTAACGCAGGAACTCGCGGCCAACAGTTTTGTGATTAGCGCGCCCAATGGTGTGGGTACCGCGCACTACGTTAACCTGCCGGTAAATGGCCGCATTACCGTCGAAATAGAACCTACCGGCCCCAACGAAGAATACGGTTTGCTGTTGCGCTCTAATCAGGATGGTTCCGGGGGTTACAAACTTACTTTCTCGGCCAGCGAGCAAAAAGTGCGGCTGCATAACACCGAAATAAATTCCGTAGAAGGCCTGGATAAACCTTTGAAAATAGATATAATTATGAACGAAAGCATTATTGACGTTGCTGTAAATAACCGGCGCTGCCTGGTAAACCGCTTGCCGGAGCAAAAAGGCAATGTGCTCTGGTTTTTTGCCAAGCACGGCCAGGTTAAATTTAAGTCCGTTAAAATTACCCCGCTCCTGCTTACCAACAATGAATAA